The sequence CGGCACATCATGAATTTGGATCCAGATATCAATCTTATCTAGCTTGACCATGGTTGGTTTTGTGACACCATCATAGGGAACCAGCACCACTACGTTGCCCCTGAAATTCCAGGGACCATCTTGCATGACATGTTCCCAATCACCAAGGCAAAACAGCTGAAGGAGTACAGATTATCCTCCAGCGAACGAAATTTGACGTTGTGAGCTAGATCCCATGCAGCACGCATGTTCTTGAAAAACCAAGTTTGGTTGTACGGTTTATCGATGTGTACCCTAGCCAGCGCCACCCACCTTGCTGCATCTGGCGGCGCTTCCTTCTCGTCGTACACCACATCATCAAGATCCTCTTCCCGCAGGCCAAGCTTCGCCATCATCATCTCCACTTCGGTAGCAGTGTTTACCAGAAGATCCAGATCCGTCTGCGGCCATGATCGAAAAACTTGACCGAGAAAAACTTGGATCGGGCGATAAGCAAGGGGCGGGACCCTATCTCTCCTATCTGCCCTAGGCACCGATCAAGACCTCGTGGCCTTAATCCTTCAGCACAGGGAGATCGGAGGAGGGAAGGTCAAGAAACTCGACGGCGGCGGCAAAGTCGCCTCCGGGAGAACAAAACCCTAGCTAGAGGGAACAAAACTTCCACACATTGTACATGAAAACAAGAGGCGTTCGAGAGGTGAAGAGTACATGGCAATGGCGACGGCCTTTGAGTTGGGCCCGATTAAGTGCCATGTTGGGCTTTTTCAGAGCGACGGCGGCAGCGAATGCCTTTTTTTCTGACCTCGAAGCGGCGGCAGGGGGAGCGGAAGCATGGCTTTTTTAGGCGAAGGGGTGGAAGCAGCTACAGAACCAGAAAGCCGCCGCTGGTTTTCTCCATGTGCAACAGCGGATTTTTTCCTATGATTTCTCATATCAGATTTTTCACTGTTTGCGCTAGTTTTctattgtttttttttcttttcttgttttgtTTTCGGTTTTCACCCTTTTTTATTGTCAGACACATATCTACCTTTTTTCCACACACTATGTATATTTTtctatacatcaggaacatttctTTATGCCCATTTAACATTCTTAAATACATGTTTTGATGTGgacatgtctacttttttcatacacattgtactttTTCAGTATACACCTAAAACAATTTTTTTAAACATGATTAATATTTGCTTTGCAAAATACATGTTCTGATATCTACTTTTTTTTCCACACATTGTACATGAAAACAAGAGGCGTTTGAGCCGTGAAGAGTACATGGCCAACCTCAGGCAGATGCATCCAGAACTCGTCCCCGAGAAGCGCCAGCCCTGCTTGACAACACGAAAGAGACTAGACCATTCAGGAGGCGGCCCACGGCAAAAGTGATCACGCTCCCGTTGAACTAGTTTAAATTTGTACTTGTGCAATGTAGTTTGAACTTAATTATGCAATTAGCTCAGGTTTCATGCTTTCCCTGCTGCTTTGATGACAaacaatttgaactaaaaccacaccACTTATTTCCAAACAAAGGGAATACTTAAATAAATCACAAAGACACAAACTACAACTTGCCAAGTTGGTATTGGGCCTTTGGTGTACCCTGGCTCAGGGTTTTAATCCTAGCTTATGCAGCATTCTCATATATTTTCTGGTTTTTCACTATAAGATCTATGCATCTTTAGAAAATCTGACGATACATCAGTTCCCAGTTTTCCCCATTGGGACAGCCGGTGCATCCAATTTAAAAATTATGAGGCATGCTAAGTAAAAAAGATTATAAGCTTCACTGCCAGAATAGCATATATAGCAATGGAACAATTGACATGACAAAAGACACATGTCTATAAACCCACCAAAGCTAGAGCAGATTGCAAAAAATCATTCTACAGCTCGGAGCAGGATGCAATGCCATATTGCACCTGAGTGGCCTTTGTATTACACCATTATTACCCAAGAGGCTTCTGCTTGTTTTAAACCGCCAATGCATGGAACCAATTCAAGAAAGACTGCTTCAGGATCAGCTTGTCAGGACCATCACTTCTGCGAGGGGAACAGATCAACCTGAGGAGCACCAGCAACACCATTGCTGCCTTGAACAGTTCTCGGTTTCAAGCGCAGCTCAGGTGAAGATGCAAGGGCGTTGACAGCCTCTTCTGGAGGTAAACACCGCTTTGAGAAGTACATGCCTATTCCTTTCGTCTTAGAGGGACGTTCGGCTACTGCTTTCGTCTTCTGGGGACGATCCACTGAAAAACGAAAAAATGGTTAGTGAGGTGCAACATTCCTACTGAGAAAAGAAGTATAGGGTAGTTACCAGGTGGTGAGGAAGTTAAGCCAAGCTTGTCGAGAACCTCTTTCTTAACCTGCAGCCAAATAAGAGCAGAACACCTTAATAGAGTGAAAATCTTTGATCCGGTCATGCTACTATATTAAATGAGCAGTGATAGTCAGGTACTAAGGTGTGCTGATAAGTGTGTAAGTATTCTGACCTGCCAGCGGTTATCAACAAAGTCAGATATCTCCCTCACTTTATGGTTCAGTTGAGTCTTTTTTACAGTCGGAAATTTCTGGTGCAGCAATTCCACCAGCTTGTGGATACCATCTCGACTTGACTGTATCACCTGAACCTGTGGTGGAGTTAAACAAAGAATAATTAAACATGCCTTAAAATGCTACCTCCATTCAACAGGGAAATACAAACAAGTTGTGATTACTTACAATTTCTTGCAGGTCTGTATCCAGTACAGAGGATGCAGCTGCAGGGCTACTTTTTGCATTCGACTGGTTGGTTTCTTCAGAAGCAGCAGATGAACTGTCAATGGCTGGCACATCAACAACTCCACCCCCTGGACAGATCCGCATTGAAAGAACTTGCAGACAAAGTTGCTCAATCTTCGAACTTCCCTTGAGATCTTGGGCGGTCAATAAGTCAGCCTTTTCATGAGCTAAGTTGGATATTACTAGAGGTTGACTCTTGCGGAGAGCCTGTTCAGTCAAAGTGTTAAGCACTTTTTGCTGGCGTAGTAAAGTTCTGAATTCCTCAACTTCTGGACACTGGCTCATTGGCAAACTACTGGCATCATCAGCCTTTTCATCCAATAGACTTTCTACCTGAATACCCTGCAGGAAAGAAACTCCAGATGTTGAATTGCAGAACAATATTTCATTATGATGGATGCTTGGGAATGAGGTAGCATACTTATAGACATGAAAAAACTAATGATCTCGCATATGCTCTCAAACAGAACTGGAGGTGTGTCATATCAACAAAGAGCAGGTGTATTTCTTTTATTTCTTGCTGAAGATAGCATTATAAGTTTGTTATCTGTGTAACAGCTTTGACAGAAGTTGTTTGTTCAACGAGATAAAGGGGATAACACAAGTATTGCAGGTCAGCCTAGCTAAATGCTAGAGAATGGCTGTCTATCACATCTGAATGCAGGTTTAATCTTGTTTGTCTTGCACTTTTGTTAACTCTGAGGTGGTAGGCACATGCCTGGATGTAAGCATACAGGCAAAAACATGTGGAATAGAATTTCTACCTTATGTTGACAAATTAATCATTTATTCAATGTTAGAAGAGTATACCTCACTATCCGAGAGGTAACCATCAGGGACGACAAAgctatcttcctcttcttcatctgtaATCTTGGAATCTTCTTCATCCATAACCTCATCAGTGTCCTTCTCACAGTCAGAAAGGCTCTCACCAGGATCCACCTGTGCAGCAAACATAACATGAGTATCTCTTGGGAGAAAGGAAGGACGACAAAGCAAGATCAGTGGCAATTACCTCCTCCCATTCATCATCACTGTCAATTTCATAATCAAGATCAGGGTCCATCATAAGTGGACACTTTGGACGAATTACAGCACTgcaaatgattataaaacatagcATGATATGGCAGTAGATTGAAAAACATTAAGAATTTATTAATATTTTTCAGATTAGGTTTTAACCTTTTCTTACTCCAAGTCCCATAATATGCTGGCCTGTTACTTTTGGCAAATTGCAGAAGCTTTCTCTTTATCAATCTAGTTGGCAGAGAATTATCATTACGGGTGACATGACACTGCACCTCACTGGCTGGAAGCATATCAATGTCATTTCCTAGTTTATCTGGTTCATTTTCTTGACCTGAATTGTGACAAGCATCTTCATTTGGAGTAGAAAGTATTTCATCGATCATGTCATCTGAGGTTTTTTGAAGCTTCAGCTCTTTAAATGCCTCCTTGGGTTTGTGTCTGATACCCCATCTGGAGGACCTGTTATAGCTTGATAACTTTTGCCAACCAGTGATCTGCAACCTGTGATGCATTCCATTCGACCCATATCAATGGCATATCTAAAGCATGTAAAAGGCACAGTAAGACTACAATAGATCATGAATGTTAATTTTCTCTGGGAAAGCCTCATGCATATTTTGCTTTCGAGCAACCTCATGAATGTGTTTAATAAGCTAGCCTACTATCAAAAGGAATATTGATATTAGGAGACATAGCTCACCTCTGAAGGTACTCCAAAGTCCAGCTCTCTTTCAGAGAGAAGGAAGAATCAATTATTGATGTAGCAGCTGATATCTCTTTTTTCGTAGTGCCTGGATCAACAGTGTGCACATCTGAGTCATTCTCTCCAGATTTAGGTTTTTCGCTGTCATTACTTTTGAAAAGGCGCTGCATTAATGAAGCTTGCTTCTGAATGGCCAGTTGTTTCTTGAGTTGCGCGGCTTCCTTCTCAAGACGCTTTTGTTCTTTATCAGCTTCCTCTTGCTGCTTCTTTTGCTGTTTTCtcatttcagcttcttctttttcACGGCGCTTCTGCTCTTTCAGAGCATCCTCTTGCTGCTTCTTTTCTTGTTTTCtcatttcagcttcttctttttcACGGCGCTTCTGCTCTTTCAGTGCTTCTTCTTCCTGCCTCTTTTGTCGCTTCTTTACTTCAGCTTCTTCCTTTTCACGTCTTTTTTGTTCTCTCAGTGCCTCTTCTTGCATTTTCTTTTGCTGTTTCATCATCTGATGTTCCTCTTTCTCCTGGCGTTTTGTTTCCTTCTGGGATTGTTTTTGCATTTTCAGAATTACTTGTTCCTAGAATTTGGTGGTACAACATGACATTAGTGGATAAAACAGAAATGCAGTTCACTTGCAGCACTGCTGTTGTAATATGGCATGTTGCTCTTACTCAAAAACAGATAGCCTAATTTATGTTGGAATGTTATACAAGAAACTAACATATCCACTGAATCGTTGTAGTTGCAGATCAAATGGCAAAACCAACAATCTCAGATTAGCAGGTCTATTATGATATCCTAATTTATTTAGAAAGAAACAAGGCTATATTGGCTCAGAATTCACAAAAGTGCTAAGCAATCCAATATAAGGACAGCTTGGTTGTGTATATGCACTATGAGTTCACATAAGAAAATTAATCTGATTTCTAAAAGTTTGAATAAGGTGCAGCAACTTAATGTATACAAAatttgtcagtatcttcataccatCTATAGAATACATAGCTAATCACATTCTCTGAAATTATTTAAATACTTGCACACTTCGGTTTTttaaatgatggaaaggaaagagGAGATACTAACATTAGCAGGATCATT comes from Triticum aestivum cultivar Chinese Spring chromosome 5B, IWGSC CS RefSeq v2.1, whole genome shotgun sequence and encodes:
- the LOC123112906 gene encoding chromatin assembly factor 1 subunit FSM, giving the protein MDAGGGAARPEAPSGEGARLGQSQMEFDGPVVLNRSAELESSDAMDIDATPAQAPSQMVPPPTQSPAATLTDTVVQVQKQLKRKRASNGPVIAPAEKEALADGCRLELQGLFEYYKEVSGHKMQLDGGGNLSTNAMIGCLLEESNLGLSKLVDETFEKLKGIEGVSVASVRSSVLLIGQRMMYGQSSPDADVLEDESELSLWCWEVRDLKVLPVRMRGFLSARRTARKKIHERITALHSTLSALESTGAESQVNELRKVSMKLSKALNLEGIRSMVDRVTQKNNIQRGAKDVESADQSMQVMQNNEGTVGRVDAVNGSELPNGNDPANEQVILKMQKQSQKETKRQEKEEHQMMKQQKKMQEEALREQKRREKEEAEVKKRQKRQEEEALKEQKRREKEEAEMRKQEKKQQEDALKEQKRREKEEAEMRKQQKKQQEEADKEQKRLEKEAAQLKKQLAIQKQASLMQRLFKSNDSEKPKSGENDSDVHTVDPGTTKKEISAATSIIDSSFSLKESWTLEYLQRLQITGWQKLSSYNRSSRWGIRHKPKEAFKELKLQKTSDDMIDEILSTPNEDACHNSGQENEPDKLGNDIDMLPASEVQCHVTRNDNSLPTRLIKRKLLQFAKSNRPAYYGTWSKKSAVIRPKCPLMMDPDLDYEIDSDDEWEEVDPGESLSDCEKDTDEVMDEEDSKITDEEEEDSFVVPDGYLSDSEGIQVESLLDEKADDASSLPMSQCPEVEEFRTLLRQQKVLNTLTEQALRKSQPLVISNLAHEKADLLTAQDLKGSSKIEQLCLQVLSMRICPGGGVVDVPAIDSSSAASEETNQSNAKSSPAAASSVLDTDLQEIVQVIQSSRDGIHKLVELLHQKFPTVKKTQLNHKVREISDFVDNRWQVKKEVLDKLGLTSSPPVDRPQKTKAVAERPSKTKGIGMYFSKRCLPPEEAVNALASSPELRLKPRTVQGSNGVAGAPQVDLFPSQK